In the genome of Brachyhypopomus gauderio isolate BG-103 unplaced genomic scaffold, BGAUD_0.2 sc76, whole genome shotgun sequence, one region contains:
- the LOC143491506 gene encoding NLR family CARD domain-containing protein 3-like — MEGSTPVQTNITDQTNITDQTNITAQTGGNVCAPQLHGNQINAPVTFIYGVQEKSSSSTIPVQTGGSSGSPALSEEMISGSQQKLKRKLLEKYKKIKGISDHGSSILLNEIYTELYITEGGSGDVNNEHEVRQIETTSRRPATQETPIKCNDLFKDKPIRTVLTKGVAGIGKTVSVQKFILDWAEGRANQDVRFIFPLPFRELNLIKKEKNLMDLLHHFFPETKTLQLIDCDAYKVIFIFDGLDECRLPLDFHNNESLSDITKSTSVDVLLTNLIMRNLLLSALLWITSRPAAANQIPPECVDQVTEVRGFSDPQKEEYFRKRISDQILANKIISHMKSSRSLYIMCHIPVFCWIAATVLENMLGEAESGEIPKTLTQMFTRFLIFNIKYKDRKYHGKTDTDPHQTRNIVLALGKLAFQQLEKGNLIFYGEDLRECGIDVKEVSVYSGVCTQIFRKEFELENVFSFVHLTVQEFLAALYAFLSFISNNTNVLKQKKYTFFKRSTMSDFLKNAVDKALQSEIGHLDLFLRFLLGLSLESNQTLLRGLLTQTGSSSHSTEETVKYIKEKIRKKLSPEKSINLFHCLNELNDHSLVQEVQTYLNRGSYSRLHGAKLSPAQWSAVVFVLLNSEEMLDEFVLSKYDRSEECLLRLMPVVTASRKADLSRCSIREEGCAALCSALRSNPSSHLRELNLHHNKPGDSGVKQLSALLEDPHCTLEKLECVCGSGRDVCVPMCVDV, encoded by the exons ATGGAGGGATCTACTCCAGTCCAGACCAACATCACAGATCAGACCAACATCACAGATCAGACCAACATCACAGCTCAGACAGGAGGGAACGTCTGTGCTCCTCAGCTTCATGGGAATCAGATTAATGCACCAGTGACCTTTATATATGGAG TTCAGGAAAAGTCCAGTTCCAGCACCATCCCAGTTCAGACTGGAGGATCTTCAGGGAGTCCTGCACTCAGTGAAG AGATGATCTCTGGATCTCAGCAAAAGCTCAAACGCAAACTACTggagaaatataaaaaaattaaaggaATTTCAGATCATGGAAGCTCAATTcttctgaatgagatctacacagagctctacatcacagagggagggagtggagacgtcaataatgaacatgaggtgagacagattgagacaacatccaggagaccagcaacacaagagacacccatcaaatgtaatgacctctttaaagacaaacccatcagaacagtgctgactaaaggagttgctggaattgggaaaacagtctctgtgcagaagttcattctggactgggctgaaggaagagccaatcaggacgtccgcttcatatttccacttccttttagggagctgaatttgataAAGAAGGAAAAGAATCTGATGGATTTGCTTCATCACTTTTTcccagaaacaaaaacattacaGTTAATAGACTGTGATGCTTATAAAGTCATTTTtatctttgatggtctggatgagtgtcgACTTCCTCTAGATTTCCATAACAATGAGAGCTTATCAGACATAACGAAGTCGACCTCAGTGGACgtgctgctgacaaacctcatcatGAGGAAtctgcttctctctgctctcctctggataacctctcgaccagcagcagccaatcagatccctcctgagtGTGTTGACCAGGTAACAGAGGTACGAGGGTTTAGTGAccctcagaaagaggagtacttcaggaagagaatcagtgaTCAAATCCTGGCCAATAaaatcatctcacacatgaagtcatcaagaagtctctacatcatgtgccacattccagtcttctgttggattgcagccactgttctagagaacatgttgggtgaagcagagagtggagagatccccaagactctgactcagatgttcacacGCTTCCTGATCTTTAACATCAAATACAAGGACAGAAAGTACCATGGAAAAACTGACACTGATCCTCACCAGACTAGAAATATTGTTctggcactgggaaaactggctttccaacagctggaaaagggcaacctgatcttctatggggaagacctgagagagtgtGGCATTGATGTCAAAGAAGTGTCCGTGTACTCAGGAGTGTGTACCCAGATCTTCAGAAAGGAGTTTGAACTGGAGAATGTGTTCAGCTTTGTGCATCTGActgttcaggagtttctggctgctttatatgcatttctctctttcatctccaacaacacaaatgtGTTGAAACAGAAAAAATATACATTCTTTAAAAGATCAACAATGTCTGACTTCCTTAAGAACgcagtggacaaggccttacagagtgagattggacacctggaccttttcctccgcttccttctgggtctctcactggagtccaatcagactctcttacgaggtctactgacacagacaggaagcagctctcACAGCACAGAGGAAACAGTCAAGTACATCAAGGAGAAGATCAGGAAGAAGCTCTCTCCAGAGAAAtccatcaatctgttccactgtctgaatgaactgaatgatcattctctaGTGCAGGAAGTTCAAACATACCTGAACAGAGGAAGTTACAGTCGTCTCCATGGAGCTAaactctctcctgctcagtggtcagctgtggtgtttgtgttgttgaaCTCAGAAGAGATGCTAGATGAGTTTGTCCTGAGTAAATATGACCGATCAGAGGAATGTCTACTGAGACTGATGCCAGTGGTCACAGCATCCAGAAAAGCTGA tctgtctaggtgcagtattagagaggaaggctgtgctgctctgtgttcagctctgaggtcaaacccctcatcacacctgagagagctgaatctgcaccacaataaaccaggagactcaggagtgaagcagctctctgctctactggaggatccacactgtacactggagaaactaga gtgtgtgtgtgggagtgggagagatgtttgtgttcccatgtgtgttgatgtataa